Proteins encoded within one genomic window of Fragaria vesca subsp. vesca linkage group LG1, FraVesHawaii_1.0, whole genome shotgun sequence:
- the LOC101306164 gene encoding IAA-amino acid hydrolase ILR1-like 4-like produces MIIFNPHQMFSSSIISSMASPKWVSLTFILSMFMPLPISSNQSLSPEPELAQIPVSFLEHAKRPELFDRMVSIRRKIHENPELCYEEFETSKLIRAELDRLGIPYRYPLAETGVVGVVGTGGPPFVAIRADMDALAMQESVEWEHKSKFAGKMHGCGHDGHVAMLLGAASLLQEYRHVLQGTVVLVFQPAEEGGAGAKKMIENGALEHVSAIFGLHLASDHPIGSVASRPGPLLAASGFFEALISGKGGHAAIPQHTIDPILAASNVIVSLQHLVSREADPLDSQVVTVGKFQGGGAFNVIPDSVTIGGTFRAFSKDSFFQLKERIEEVITRQASVQRCNATVLFNEIAKPFYPATINDKNLHEHFQKVAGDLLGSQNVLEKKPLMGAEDFSFYQEVIPGYYFFLGMKNDSQGQFKPMHSPYFRINEDVLPYGAAFHASLATRYLLENQPKSTSTSDQKTESTSTKGNFRDEL; encoded by the exons ATGATTATATTCAACCCTCACCAAATGTTCTCCAGTTCAATCATTTCATCAATGGCTTCCCCCAAATGGGTCTCTTTGACTTTCATACTCTCTATGTTTATGCCACTACCCATTTCCTCAAACCAATCTTTGAGCCCAGAACCGGAGCTGGCTCAAATCCCAGTCTCGTTTCTTGAACACGCTAAAAGACCCGAGCTTTTTGATCGTATGGTGAGTATCAGAAGGAAAATCCATGAAAACCCAGAGCTTTGTTACGAGGAATTTGAAACCAGTAAGCTTATCAGAGCTGAACTTGACCGGCTGGGCATCCCTTACAGATACCCTTTGGCTGAAACCGGCGTTGTTGGCGTTGTTGGGACTGGTGGTCCTCCCTTTGTTGCAATCAGAGCAGACATGGATGCTCTGGCTATGCAG GAGAGTGTGGAGTGGGAGCACAAGAGTAAATTTGCAGGGAAGATGCATGGATGTGGACATGATGGTCATGTTGCCATGCTTCTTGGAGCTGCCAGTTTACTTCAAGAGTATCGCCACGTATTACAG GGGACTGTTGTTCTTGTTTTCCAACCAGCTGAGGAAGGAGGTGCAGGAGCAAAGAAAATGATAGAAAACGGGGCACTGGAGCATGTCAGTGCCATCTTTGGGTTGCATCTTGCTTCTGACCACCCCATTGGTTCAGTAGCCTCCAGGCCTGGCCCTCTATTGGCTGCGAGTGGATTTTTTGAAGCCTTGATAAGTGGGAAGGGGGGTCATGCTGCAATTCCACAGCACACAATAGATCCTATCTTGGCTGCTTCCAATGTTATTGTTAGTCTGCAACATCTTGTTTCACGTGAAGCTGACCCCTTAGATTCACAG GTTGTGACTGTTGGAAAATTCCAAGGAGGTGGTGCTTTTAATGTTATTCCAGATTCTGTTACAATTGGGGGTACCTTCAGGGCATTTTCAAAGGACAGCTTTTTTCAACTTAAAGAAAGGATCGAAGAG GTTATTACTAGACAAGCCAGTGTTCAGAGGTGCAATGCAACTGTCTTGTTCAATGAAATTGCAAAACCCTTCTACCCTGCAACTATAAATGACAAAAATTTGCATGAGCACTTCCAGAAAGTTGCAGGGGATTTGCTGGGTTCTCAGAATGTTCTTGAGAAGAAACCACTTATGGGGGCAGAAGACTTCTCATTCTATCAAGAAGTAATTCCAGGGTACTACTTCTTTCTTGGTATGAAGAATGACTCTCAAGGACAGTTCAAACCAATGCATTCACCATATTTCAGAATAAACGAAGACGTGCTCCCATATGGAGCTGCATTCCATGCATCACTGGCCACCAGGTACCTCCTGGAAAACCAACCGAAATCTACTTCAACGTCAGACCAAAAAACAGAATCTACTTCAACGAAAGGGAACTTCCGTGATGAACTGTGA
- the LOC101305296 gene encoding meiotic nuclear division protein 1 homolog, translated as MSKKRGLSLEEKREKMLQIFYDSQDFFLLKELEKSGPKKGVISQSVKDVIQSLVDDDLVFKDKIGTSVYFWSLPSSAGNQLRTVYSRLESELQSSKKRHVELVEQCNELKKGREESDEREEALAELKEIEQQYNKLKEELGQYADNDPAALEAMKNAIEVAHAAANRWTDNVFTVRQWCSNNFQSAKEQLEHMYKEVGITEDFDYLEMSPVPLSSVGD; from the exons ATG TCGAAGAAGAGAGGGCTTTCGTTGGAGGAGAAGCGCGAGAAGATGCTCCAGATCTTCTACGATTCTCAGGATTTCTTTCTT CTGAAGGAGCTCGAGAAATCGGGGCCGAAGAAAGGTGTTATATCTCAGTCTGTGAAGGATGTGATCCAGAGTTTGGTGGATGATGATCTTGTTTTCAAGGACAAGATTGGAACCTCT GTGTATTTTTGGAGTCTCCCTAGCTCGGCTGGAAATCAG CTAAGGACTGTTTATAGCAGACTTGAATCTGAGCTGCAAAGCAGTAAGAAGCGGCATGTAGAACTTGTTGAACAGTGTAATGAGCTGAAGAAGGGAAGAGAAGAATCT GATGAGCGAGAGGAGGCCTTAGCTGAGCTTAAAGAGATTGAGCAACAGTACAACAAGCTGAAG GAAGAGTTGGGGCAGTATGCAGATAATGATCCAGCTGCCTTGGAAGCAATGA AGAATGCCATTGAAGTTGCCCATGCAGCAGCTAATCGATGGACAG ACAACGTCTTCACAGTGCGCCAATGGTGCTCAAATAACTTCCAGTCGGCCAAAGAGCAGCTTGAACATATGTACAAGGAG GTTGGAATAACAGAAGACTTTGACTATCTGGAGATGTCACCCGTTCCACTGAGCTCAGTTGGTGATTAG
- the LOC101305588 gene encoding arabinogalactan peptide 20-like produces MEMLRLSFFVMAILAAVIVSLLLPSINAQSLAPAPAPTSDGVAVDQGIAYALMAFALFLTYIIH; encoded by the exons ATGGAGATGCTCAGACTTAGCTTTTTTGTCATGGCTATTCTTGCTGCAGTTATCGTTTCTCTTCTTCTACCTTCCATCAATGCTCAAAGCCTCGCACCGGCTCCCGCCCCCACGAGTGATG GGGTAGCAGTTGATCAAGGAATCGCGTATGCGCTGATGGCGTTTGCTCTGTTTCTCACCTATATCATTCACTGA
- the LOC101305876 gene encoding vacuolar protein sorting-associated protein 32 homolog 2-like has translation MFTRIFGKPKTETSALTTLDKLNETLEMLEKKEKVLQKKAAAEVERAKEFTRAKNKRSAIQCLKRKKLYEQQIEQLGNFQLRIHDQMIMLEGAKATTETVDALRTGAAAMKAMQKATNIDDVDKTMDEINEQTENMKQIQEALSTPIGSAADFDEDELEAELEELEGAELEEQLLQPATQAPAAPVQVPAGRQPARPLPQKRTAEEDELAALQAEMAL, from the exons ATGTTTACCAGGATTTTTGGGAAACCGAAAACGGAAACCAGCGCTCTGACCACCTTAGACAAGTTAAATGAG ACGCTTGAAATGCTTGAGAAGAAGGAGAAGGTACTACAGAAGAAGGCTGCCGCAGAAGTTGAGAGGGCCAAGGAATTCACTAGAGCAAAGAATAAACGAT CTGCTATTCAATGTTTGAAGAGGAAGAAGCTGTATGAACAGCAAATAGAGCAGCTTGGAAACTTCCAACTGCGAATCCACGATCAG ATGATAATGCTAGAAGGGGCGAAAGCCACTACAGAAACTGTAGATGCCTTGAGAACTGGAGCAGCTGCCATGAAGGCAATGCAGAAAGCAAC GAACATAGATGACGTGGACAAGACCATGGATGAGATAAATGAACAGACTGAGAACATGAAACAGATCCAGGAAGCTCTGTCAACTCCAATTGGTTCAGCAGCTGATTTTGATGAG GATGAATTGGAAGCAGAACTTGAAGAGCTGGAAGGTGCTGAGTTGGAAGAACAACTTCTTCAGCCTGCAACTCAAGCTCCTGCAGCTCCAGTGCAGGTCCCAGCAGGAAGGCAACCAGCACGTCCTCTTCCCCAGAAGCGCACTGCCGAAGAAGATGAACTGGCTGCTCTGCAGGCTGAGATGGCACTATAA